In one Deltaproteobacteria bacterium genomic region, the following are encoded:
- the purD gene encoding phosphoribosylamine--glycine ligase has protein sequence MNILVVGSGAREHAIVHKLKQDGIKNIYCAPGNAGIDELATCVQINHDDINGLINFAKEQHISLTIVGPEISLSLGIVDAFNENDLTIFGPTKQAAMIESSKFFARQIMHNYHIPQPGFEMFDNSNEAIDYVKTISYPAVIKADGLAAGKGVSIVNTREEAIAVVKAMMEQRIFGDAGKKILVEEFLNGVESSYFVISNGKGFVKLGSARDYKRLNDMDKGPNTGGMGSISPSDKITPAMEKKVIDKIITPLMDAFKQESIVYKGVIYTGLMIVDNEPYVLEFNARFGDPETQAIIPRIISDLSSILVDSAKGKTFTETIKTKEEVSVCVVMASKNYPEHPETGKIINGLRDAVKKDTFIFHAGTKKEKGSIITTGGRVLAITGIGTDYESAREKAYRSIGNIVFEGANYRKDIGL, from the coding sequence ATGAATATTCTCGTTGTAGGTTCCGGGGCAAGAGAACACGCTATAGTCCACAAATTAAAGCAGGATGGTATCAAAAATATTTACTGTGCACCTGGTAACGCAGGTATCGATGAACTTGCCACCTGTGTACAGATAAATCATGATGATATCAACGGACTTATAAATTTTGCAAAGGAGCAGCATATTAGCTTAACAATCGTCGGGCCTGAGATATCTTTATCTCTTGGTATTGTTGATGCATTCAATGAAAACGATTTAACGATTTTTGGACCTACAAAACAGGCCGCCATGATAGAGTCCTCCAAGTTTTTTGCAAGACAAATAATGCACAATTACCATATACCGCAACCAGGATTTGAAATGTTTGATAACTCCAATGAAGCTATAGATTATGTAAAAACGATATCTTACCCTGCTGTGATAAAAGCCGACGGACTTGCTGCGGGCAAAGGCGTTTCTATTGTTAATACAAGAGAAGAAGCAATTGCTGTAGTAAAAGCGATGATGGAACAGCGAATTTTCGGCGATGCCGGGAAAAAAATACTTGTAGAAGAGTTTTTAAATGGGGTTGAATCAAGTTATTTTGTCATATCAAACGGAAAAGGTTTTGTTAAATTAGGTAGTGCAAGAGATTATAAGAGATTAAACGATATGGATAAAGGACCGAATACCGGCGGCATGGGCTCTATTTCACCGTCCGACAAAATAACACCCGCAATGGAAAAAAAGGTGATTGATAAAATCATTACCCCTCTTATGGATGCGTTTAAACAAGAAAGTATAGTTTATAAGGGCGTAATCTACACCGGATTAATGATCGTTGATAACGAGCCGTATGTCCTTGAGTTCAATGCAAGATTCGGAGATCCTGAAACACAGGCAATCATACCGAGAATAATCAGCGATCTTTCAAGTATACTCGTTGATAGTGCAAAAGGCAAAACATTTACTGAAACAATAAAAACAAAAGAAGAAGTATCTGTGTGTGTTGTGATGGCTTCTAAAAACTATCCTGAACATCCGGAAACAGGTAAGATAATAAATGGGCTGAGAGACGCAGTAAAAAAGGATACTTTTATTTTTCATGCCGGAACAAAAAAAGAAAAAGGTTCTATAATAACAACAGGTGGAAGAGTGCTTGCTATCACGGGTATAGGTACCGATTATGAATCAGCAAGGGAAAAGGCATACAGATCCATTGGCAATATAGTGTTTGAAGGCGCGAATTACAGAAAGGATATAGGTTTATGA
- the purH gene encoding bifunctional phosphoribosylaminoimidazolecarboxamide formyltransferase/IMP cyclohydrolase, with the protein MSSKKAIVSVSNKKGLEELSKVLKEKGIEILSTGGTSKFLKDKNIPVTDVSEYTGFPEMLDGRVKTLHPMIHGGILAIRKNDAHMKSIKEHSISLIDMVIVNLYPFKETTKKENASFDEVIEMIDIGGPSMIRAAAKNFKDVIVIVDPEDYQWLIERIRKDDITEQDRLRLATKAFNHTASYDSFIANWLNQKMEKENIEHLHLTLQRVQSMRYGENPHQKAGLYTVVDYDSLEPVKFEQLGGKELSYNNILDMDGAYALSHEFDKPACIIIKHTNPCGAAIGSTVSKAYEIAYKTDPASSYGGIIGLNREFDEDTAKLIADTFYEVIVAPSFSKQSIEILSKKKNLRLIKVYSSNLIDRTKMELRQTAFGTLIQTKDDISSDTRNARVVTKREPTKDELRDMDFAMKICKHTKSNTIIIAKSEQLIGVGAGQMSRVDSAKIALMKSNISTKGAVAASDAYFPFSDGLNVLANGGITAIIQPGGSIRDEEVIRAADEAGIAMIFTGIRHFKH; encoded by the coding sequence ATGTCTTCAAAAAAGGCTATTGTAAGCGTATCAAACAAAAAAGGTTTGGAGGAGCTTAGCAAGGTATTAAAAGAAAAAGGTATAGAGATATTGTCCACGGGCGGAACTTCAAAATTTCTAAAAGATAAAAATATACCTGTTACGGATGTTTCAGAATATACGGGATTTCCTGAAATGCTTGATGGCAGGGTTAAAACACTTCATCCTATGATACACGGCGGCATACTTGCAATAAGAAAAAATGATGCACATATGAAATCCATTAAAGAGCATTCTATCAGCCTTATAGATATGGTGATCGTAAATTTGTATCCATTTAAAGAAACAACTAAAAAAGAAAACGCTTCTTTTGATGAGGTTATTGAGATGATAGATATAGGCGGGCCATCAATGATTCGTGCAGCGGCAAAAAATTTTAAGGATGTAATCGTCATAGTCGATCCAGAAGATTATCAATGGCTTATTGAACGTATCAGGAAGGATGACATTACAGAACAGGATAGACTCAGGCTTGCCACAAAGGCTTTTAATCACACGGCATCATACGATAGTTTTATCGCAAACTGGCTCAATCAAAAAATGGAAAAGGAAAATATAGAACACTTGCATCTTACTTTACAAAGGGTTCAATCCATGAGGTATGGTGAAAATCCACATCAAAAAGCAGGACTTTATACGGTCGTTGATTATGACAGCCTTGAGCCTGTGAAATTTGAGCAGCTGGGAGGTAAAGAGCTTTCTTACAATAACATACTGGACATGGATGGCGCCTATGCACTTTCTCATGAATTTGATAAACCCGCATGCATAATTATAAAGCATACAAATCCCTGCGGTGCTGCTATCGGCTCTACAGTTTCAAAGGCTTACGAGATTGCGTACAAAACAGATCCGGCATCAAGTTATGGAGGTATAATCGGGTTAAACAGGGAGTTTGATGAAGATACTGCTAAACTCATAGCCGATACATTTTACGAGGTTATCGTTGCCCCATCATTTTCAAAGCAGTCGATAGAAATACTGTCAAAGAAGAAAAATCTCAGGCTTATAAAAGTATACTCCTCTAATCTGATAGACAGGACTAAGATGGAACTTCGGCAAACAGCCTTTGGCACGCTCATACAGACAAAAGATGATATATCTTCCGATACTAGAAATGCAAGGGTTGTTACGAAAAGGGAACCCACAAAAGATGAATTAAGAGACATGGACTTTGCAATGAAGATATGCAAGCATACAAAAAGCAATACAATCATTATAGCAAAATCCGAACAGCTTATAGGTGTTGGAGCCGGACAGATGAGCAGGGTTGACTCTGCAAAAATTGCCCTGATGAAATCAAATATCAGTACAAAAGGTGCTGTTGCGGCATCCGATGCGTATTTTCCATTTTCTGACGGCTTAAATGTACTTGCGAATGGGGGTATTACAGCAATCATTCAGCCGGGTGGTTCTATAAGAGATGAAGAGGTAATAAGGGCAGCTGATGAAGCGGGTATTGCCATGATATTTACAGGCATAAGGCACTTTAAACATTAA
- a CDS encoding NHL repeat-containing protein: MKSYMLKLLPLFIIALFILTGCPASHTSSNAQNVRTFSVGNFPFKIAADSSGNVWILNYKDNTVTKLNDSQGVIGTYPVDPSSSNLAIDAQGDVWVTSVQNSSIKELSFSGSTIGDYNAGFDPLGIAIDAAGNEWIANGTDTVTELNSNGGLLGTYTMGVNPVDLVIDARGDIWVSNTGDNTVSVLSPTGTSLGTFGVGVTPTEIAIDSKGNAWVVDYGDNTVTGIGSGGITSGTYGTNAEPDHVAIDPSGNLWIQGDHDVMEMAPGGTPIATYTMGTCPCDMAVDFSGTVWVVDSTNDKVNALTADKGIVRTYDVGLAPVGMVIDAHGNGWVINAGSNTVTELLGIAQGSQYRPYKGPQWIGGGNW; this comes from the coding sequence ATGAAAAGTTACATGCTCAAGCTGTTACCCCTGTTTATCATAGCCTTGTTCATATTGACAGGCTGTCCGGCCAGCCACACGTCCAGTAATGCACAAAACGTCAGGACCTTTTCTGTAGGTAATTTCCCCTTTAAAATTGCAGCGGATTCTTCGGGCAATGTGTGGATCCTTAATTACAAGGATAATACTGTTACAAAATTAAACGATTCACAGGGCGTTATCGGCACTTATCCTGTTGATCCATCATCTTCTAACCTTGCAATCGATGCACAAGGCGATGTGTGGGTAACAAGCGTTCAAAATAGTTCTATCAAAGAGCTAAGCTTTTCGGGAAGTACCATAGGGGACTACAATGCTGGCTTTGACCCTCTTGGTATTGCCATAGATGCGGCTGGTAACGAGTGGATAGCTAATGGAACTGACACGGTGACCGAATTGAATTCGAACGGTGGCCTTCTCGGTACGTATACTATGGGCGTCAATCCTGTTGATCTTGTGATAGATGCAAGGGGCGATATCTGGGTATCAAACACCGGAGATAACACCGTGAGTGTCCTGAGTCCTACGGGTACATCCCTGGGCACATTTGGTGTCGGTGTAACTCCAACTGAGATAGCAATCGACAGCAAAGGCAATGCATGGGTCGTGGACTATGGAGACAACACGGTTACAGGGATAGGCTCAGGCGGGATCACTTCAGGCACGTACGGCACGAACGCGGAACCTGACCATGTTGCTATAGACCCGTCGGGAAACCTTTGGATACAGGGGGACCATGATGTCATGGAGATGGCGCCTGGCGGTACGCCAATCGCAACCTATACCATGGGAACATGTCCGTGCGATATGGCAGTGGACTTCTCGGGAACCGTATGGGTGGTCGACAGTACCAACGACAAGGTTAACGCGTTAACCGCAGACAAGGGCATCGTCAGAACATATGATGTAGGGCTTGCCCCGGTTGGCATGGTCATAGATGCACACGGAAACGGCTGGGTGATTAACGCTGGTAGCAACACCGTGACAGAGCTTCTTGGCATTGCACAAGGTTCCCAGTATCGGCCTTACAAGGGCCCGCAGTGGATTGGCGGCGGAAACTGGTAA
- a CDS encoding type II toxin-antitoxin system RelE/ParE family toxin: MTPFDLLIYRPAEKDFKQLLRDNPDLRTDILDKAFHAIKNNPYTAGRPKKGYLKDVYAYDLKSRNVAYRLCYIIEAKLHTVFIISLGVHDLAYQKAENRVIGAKRMLSNKR, from the coding sequence ATGACGCCTTTCGATCTCCTTATATACCGACCTGCAGAAAAGGATTTCAAGCAACTGCTACGAGACAATCCCGATCTCCGTACCGATATTCTTGATAAAGCGTTCCACGCTATCAAAAATAATCCGTATACCGCCGGCCGCCCCAAAAAAGGGTATTTAAAAGACGTATACGCTTATGATCTTAAGAGTCGTAATGTTGCCTATAGGTTGTGCTATATTATCGAAGCGAAGCTACATACGGTTTTTATTATTTCTCTGGGAGTCCATGATCTTGCTTATCAAAAGGCCGAAAATAGAGTAATCGGTGCCAAACGTATGCTTTCAAACAAAAGATGA
- a CDS encoding thiolase family protein, whose protein sequence is MKDNGREAVIVAAARLPIGRAKKGVFVKTRPDDLFATAIKAVLKKLPAFDYKGIEDVLCGSAFPEAEEGMNVARVASILAGLPIEVPGATINRFCGSAMTALHKAAYEIMGGAGDIFIVGGTESMTMIPMTSNKPTPNIRFVQEGTTLPNVYISMGETAEKVIDRYGNKYNITRESMDKFSYNSHVKAINAQETGRFKDEMVSVTVNQETGDVDIYDGKNVPKGCFLVNKDDCPRADTTVETLAKLKPVFRINGRVTAGNSSPTNDGAAVMVLMSSSKAKELGIKPLAKIRATAVRALEPEVMGLGPIYATRRILERAKMNVKDIQLAEINEAFASQSIASIEELGFDPNIVNVNGGAIALGHPLGISGVRILTTLLYEMIKRDLNIGLGTMCIGGGQGIATILER, encoded by the coding sequence ATGAAAGATAATGGTAGAGAGGCTGTGATTGTAGCAGCTGCAAGGTTGCCTATAGGCAGAGCTAAAAAAGGGGTTTTTGTTAAAACAAGGCCCGATGACTTATTTGCTACTGCAATTAAAGCTGTTTTAAAAAAATTACCAGCATTCGATTATAAGGGAATTGAAGATGTACTATGCGGCTCGGCATTTCCAGAGGCTGAAGAAGGGATGAATGTAGCAAGGGTAGCTTCAATCCTTGCCGGACTGCCGATAGAAGTGCCAGGGGCAACAATAAATAGATTTTGCGGTTCAGCCATGACTGCACTTCATAAAGCAGCGTATGAAATTATGGGCGGTGCCGGTGATATATTTATTGTCGGAGGAACAGAAAGTATGACAATGATACCAATGACGAGCAACAAACCAACACCAAATATAAGATTTGTTCAAGAAGGCACTACACTGCCGAATGTTTACATATCAATGGGTGAAACGGCAGAGAAAGTTATAGATAGATATGGAAATAAATATAATATTACAAGAGAAAGTATGGATAAGTTTTCTTATAATTCTCACGTAAAAGCGATAAATGCCCAGGAAACAGGAAGATTTAAAGATGAGATGGTTTCTGTAACAGTTAATCAGGAAACTGGTGATGTCGATATATATGACGGTAAAAATGTTCCCAAAGGATGTTTTTTAGTAAATAAAGACGATTGTCCCAGGGCAGACACAACCGTTGAAACACTCGCAAAATTAAAACCTGTTTTTAGGATAAATGGCAGGGTTACTGCCGGTAATTCTTCGCCAACAAATGACGGGGCTGCTGTAATGGTGTTGATGTCCTCATCAAAAGCAAAAGAGCTTGGTATAAAACCGCTTGCAAAAATCAGGGCAACAGCGGTTAGGGCATTGGAGCCGGAGGTTATGGGTCTTGGACCTATATACGCTACAAGACGAATACTTGAAAGGGCAAAGATGAATGTAAAAGACATTCAGCTAGCAGAAATAAACGAGGCTTTTGCTTCTCAATCGATAGCGTCGATAGAAGAACTCGGTTTTGATCCAAATATAGTAAATGTAAATGGCGGGGCTATAGCATTAGGGCATCCACTTGGGATCTCGGGTGTAAGGATACTTACAACACTGTTGTATGAGATGATCAAGAGAGACCTTAACATAGGTCTTGGCACAATGTGTATCGGTGGTGGTCAGGGTATAGCTACTATCTTAGAAAGATAA
- a CDS encoding 3-hydroxyacyl-CoA dehydrogenase/enoyl-CoA hydratase family protein, translating into MTYQIKKVTIIGAGVMGAGISAHLSNAGIYSYMLDIVPRELTDDEKKAGLTLKDPKVRNRLALSGIEHIKKSKPALIYSQKDISYITPGNIEDNPDFINQSDWVIEVVTERLDIKKKVFDLIEAKRKPGSIVSSNTSGIKLKDMSEGRSKEFKEHFMITHFFNPVRYMKLLEFVVGDETKNEVVAFMHDFAENVLGKGVVFAKDTPNFIANRVGVYSMLDTMKTMADEGYGIDEVDAIVGKPMGRPGSAAFGTGDLVGLDTLVHVADNVYENTPNDEKRDVFKVPEFINKMVEKGWIGDKAGQGFYKKIKDEKGRKKLVLNYNTMEYKDSQKFKYDSLGMAKNAETPEEKIKILSYADDRASKFAWKVTKDTLVYSLNRIPEIADDIVNIDNAMKWGFNWALGPFETWDAIGVRESIEKMEKEGVKVPDTIKRVIERGYGRFYVDVGGEKYYFDLKTNTYKPITRRDNIISLDSYKKKGLILKENGSAGIIDIGDGVICVEFNSKMNAIDDDIIAMMNNGLDMIESRRDVVGMVIANEGDTFSAGANIFLILMAAQNKDWKSLEASIDGLHNVNMRMKYAPKPVVAAPFNMVLGGGCEVSMHAHKIRAYAELYMGLVELGVGVIPAGGGTKELYLRALGDNVVKPDPIKAAIHTFETIGMAKVSMSAKEAMELYGFLKPSDYITLNKDNLIYDAKQMVLAMVREGFKQSKPKIDVPVSGREGIATLKLGARNLKDGGYISEYDEFIANKLINVISGGDVPPGTIVTEDRLIDLEKEAFLSLCGQQKTQDRLQYMLMNNKPLRN; encoded by the coding sequence ATGACCTATCAAATAAAAAAAGTTACAATAATAGGTGCAGGTGTAATGGGCGCGGGTATTTCCGCACATCTTTCGAATGCTGGTATATATTCATATATGCTTGATATAGTACCAAGAGAGCTCACGGATGACGAAAAAAAAGCAGGATTAACATTAAAAGATCCAAAGGTAAGGAATAGACTTGCCCTTTCCGGTATTGAGCACATAAAAAAATCAAAGCCTGCTTTAATATATTCGCAGAAAGATATCTCATATATAACGCCAGGTAATATCGAGGATAACCCTGATTTTATAAATCAATCAGACTGGGTTATTGAGGTGGTAACAGAAAGACTTGATATAAAGAAAAAGGTTTTTGACCTTATTGAAGCAAAAAGAAAGCCGGGTTCAATAGTATCATCCAACACTTCCGGTATAAAACTAAAAGACATGTCAGAAGGCAGAAGTAAAGAGTTTAAAGAACACTTCATGATAACGCACTTTTTTAACCCTGTTAGGTATATGAAATTGCTTGAATTTGTAGTTGGAGATGAAACAAAAAACGAAGTAGTGGCATTTATGCACGATTTTGCAGAAAATGTACTCGGTAAAGGGGTTGTTTTTGCAAAGGATACGCCCAATTTTATAGCAAACAGGGTTGGGGTTTATTCAATGCTTGATACCATGAAAACAATGGCAGATGAAGGCTATGGCATAGATGAAGTTGATGCAATAGTCGGAAAGCCGATGGGTAGACCTGGAAGCGCTGCGTTTGGGACAGGTGATCTGGTAGGTCTTGATACACTAGTTCACGTTGCTGATAATGTTTATGAAAACACCCCAAATGATGAGAAAAGAGATGTGTTTAAGGTCCCGGAATTTATAAATAAAATGGTAGAGAAGGGCTGGATAGGAGATAAGGCAGGACAGGGATTTTATAAAAAAATAAAAGATGAAAAGGGAAGAAAAAAACTTGTTCTTAATTATAACACAATGGAATATAAGGACTCTCAAAAATTCAAGTATGATTCTCTCGGTATGGCAAAGAATGCAGAAACACCGGAAGAAAAGATCAAGATACTGTCTTATGCAGATGACCGGGCATCTAAATTTGCGTGGAAAGTAACAAAAGATACATTGGTTTATTCTTTAAACAGAATACCAGAAATAGCCGATGATATCGTTAATATTGATAATGCAATGAAATGGGGTTTTAACTGGGCACTTGGTCCTTTTGAAACATGGGATGCAATCGGCGTGAGGGAATCTATTGAAAAGATGGAGAAAGAAGGAGTAAAGGTTCCGGATACCATAAAAAGGGTAATAGAAAGGGGTTACGGAAGGTTCTATGTTGATGTTGGTGGTGAAAAATATTATTTTGATCTAAAAACAAATACATACAAACCAATTACAAGAAGAGATAATATCATATCTCTCGATAGCTATAAAAAGAAGGGTTTGATTCTAAAAGAAAATGGTAGTGCCGGAATTATTGATATCGGGGATGGTGTTATATGTGTGGAATTTAATTCGAAGATGAATGCCATAGATGATGATATCATAGCGATGATGAATAATGGATTAGATATGATTGAATCACGCAGAGATGTTGTGGGTATGGTTATTGCAAATGAAGGTGATACATTTAGCGCAGGTGCTAATATATTTTTAATATTAATGGCAGCACAGAATAAGGACTGGAAGTCATTAGAAGCTTCGATAGATGGATTACACAATGTTAATATGAGGATGAAATATGCGCCAAAACCAGTTGTTGCAGCGCCGTTTAATATGGTACTTGGCGGCGGCTGTGAGGTAAGTATGCATGCTCACAAAATAAGGGCGTATGCAGAACTCTACATGGGACTTGTTGAATTGGGTGTTGGTGTAATACCGGCCGGCGGCGGTACAAAAGAGTTATACTTAAGGGCGCTTGGTGATAATGTTGTAAAACCGGATCCAATAAAAGCTGCTATTCACACATTTGAGACCATAGGTATGGCAAAGGTTTCAATGAGCGCAAAAGAAGCAATGGAACTGTATGGATTTTTAAAACCAAGTGATTATATTACTCTTAACAAAGATAATTTGATATATGATGCAAAACAAATGGTACTTGCAATGGTAAGAGAAGGATTTAAACAGTCAAAGCCAAAGATCGATGTTCCCGTTTCAGGGAGGGAAGGTATTGCTACTCTAAAGTTGGGTGCAAGAAATCTTAAGGATGGCGGTTATATATCGGAGTATGATGAATTTATTGCCAACAAACTTATAAATGTCATAAGCGGTGGAGATGTTCCGCCGGGAACAATTGTTACAGAAGATCGTTTAATAGATCTGGAAAAGGAAGCATTTTTAAGCTTGTGTGGTCAGCAAAAGACACAGGATAGATTACAGTACATGTTAATGAATAATAAACCCCTCCGCAACTAA
- a CDS encoding cytochrome c biogenesis protein ResB yields MINKILDEIWRFFSSVKLAVFIILVIVATSIIGTVIQQGLPTQAYIQQFGETGYRILNFFDIFDMYHSLWFELLLILLIVNVIVCSLERLPSIFKMFSDPKLQIPLNGFDSFKDKQTIKYEGQPEQIVDSLKNKLKMIYKEPIHTTTKDGDFLYLEKGRFVRFGPYVTHLSLILVFIGVLVGAFYGFDGYVNLSPGDSTKVVQSLRGSKMINLPFTITCNKFNVEFYNSGVPKAYKSDLSLFINSNVVAHKVIDVNQPLTYKGITIYQASYGQTGASNFDLIVDDKQNDEKDNVLLNLNQSYHVGNNSYIRVLDYSANYQGFGPTILVGVYKGNKLKNTTIYLAKYPDFHGAEAIDGYKIQFVKANTSFYTGLQVAKDPGSYYVATGAILLVIGLIMSFFGYRRRIWIFVSSEKTGNLLIAGVSDRNKVSFEYEFSNLVNEIKKGVK; encoded by the coding sequence ATGATTAATAAGATATTAGATGAAATATGGAGATTTTTCAGTTCGGTTAAATTAGCTGTATTTATAATACTTGTGATAGTGGCAACGTCCATTATCGGCACTGTTATTCAACAGGGACTGCCAACGCAAGCCTATATTCAGCAGTTTGGTGAAACAGGTTATAGAATACTGAATTTTTTTGATATCTTTGATATGTATCATTCATTATGGTTTGAGCTATTACTGATACTTTTAATTGTAAATGTAATTGTATGCAGCCTGGAAAGGCTCCCTTCTATTTTTAAAATGTTTTCCGATCCAAAGTTACAAATCCCTTTAAATGGGTTTGACTCATTTAAAGACAAACAAACTATTAAGTATGAAGGTCAGCCTGAACAGATTGTTGATTCTCTTAAGAATAAGCTTAAAATGATATATAAAGAGCCAATCCATACTACCACGAAAGATGGTGATTTTTTATATCTTGAAAAGGGGCGATTTGTAAGGTTTGGCCCTTATGTAACACATCTTAGCCTGATTCTTGTATTCATAGGAGTACTTGTCGGCGCATTTTATGGTTTTGACGGGTATGTTAATCTGAGTCCAGGGGATTCGACGAAAGTAGTCCAATCCTTAAGAGGCAGCAAGATGATCAACCTGCCGTTTACAATCACATGCAATAAGTTTAATGTTGAATTTTATAATTCGGGTGTCCCAAAAGCCTATAAGAGCGATCTCAGCCTTTTTATAAATTCAAATGTGGTTGCGCACAAGGTCATAGATGTAAATCAGCCGTTGACATACAAGGGTATTACGATTTATCAAGCCTCTTATGGCCAGACAGGCGCGAGTAATTTTGATCTTATAGTAGATGATAAACAAAATGATGAAAAAGATAATGTGCTTCTTAACCTCAATCAATCCTATCACGTAGGAAATAACTCATACATAAGGGTACTTGATTATTCGGCTAATTACCAGGGGTTTGGACCAACTATACTTGTTGGAGTTTATAAAGGTAATAAGCTAAAGAACACAACAATCTATCTGGCAAAATATCCTGATTTTCACGGGGCAGAAGCGATTGACGGGTATAAGATACAATTTGTAAAGGCTAATACAAGTTTCTATACGGGTTTACAGGTAGCAAAAGATCCGGGTTCATATTATGTGGCAACCGGGGCAATCTTACTTGTCATCGGTTTGATCATGTCTTTCTTTGGTTACAGACGAAGGATCTGGATATTCGTATCTTCGGAAAAAACAGGAAACTTGTTAATTGCAGGGGTCTCGGATAGAAACAAGGTATCTTTTGAGTATGAATTCAGCAATCTTGTAAATGAAATTAAGAAAGGAGTAAAATAA
- the ccsB gene encoding c-type cytochrome biogenesis protein CcsB — MMHAQPHLNTLLLSIATFVYIGAMFLYLFGLVFKKKYLDIAGFVVFISAWLIETAGLIARWIESYHLQYGHIPITNLYESLIFLSWTIALMYIIVDLKYKIRKLGFPISLTAFVFMAYASLSPNVSDRIEPLVPALKSNWLFAHVITSFFSYAAFAVAFGASIFYLINDWYIKHTNGRSLSYLPSPHILDDMSYKLIGIGEVLLAIGIITGAAWADYAWGRYWSWDPKETWSLITFLVYLVYLHLRYGWGWHGKAAAIFSIIGFLFVIFTYLGVNLILSGLHSYGAA; from the coding sequence ATGATGCACGCACAGCCCCATTTAAATACTTTATTGTTAAGCATTGCAACTTTTGTATATATAGGAGCAATGTTTTTATACCTTTTTGGTTTAGTGTTTAAAAAGAAATACCTTGATATAGCCGGGTTTGTTGTATTTATAAGTGCGTGGCTTATTGAAACGGCAGGACTTATAGCACGATGGATTGAATCATATCACCTTCAGTATGGTCATATACCGATAACGAATCTTTATGAATCTCTTATATTCCTATCGTGGACAATTGCACTTATGTATATCATTGTTGATTTAAAGTATAAGATCAGGAAGCTTGGTTTTCCTATATCTCTTACAGCGTTTGTATTTATGGCTTACGCATCATTATCCCCAAATGTGAGTGACAGGATAGAGCCGCTTGTTCCTGCACTAAAAAGTAATTGGCTTTTTGCGCACGTTATAACAAGCTTTTTCAGTTATGCCGCATTTGCGGTTGCATTTGGTGCCTCAATATTTTACTTAATAAACGACTGGTACATTAAGCATACAAACGGCAGGAGCCTGTCTTATCTGCCTTCACCTCATATACTTGATGACATGAGCTATAAACTTATCGGGATTGGTGAGGTGTTACTCGCCATTGGGATTATAACCGGTGCTGCATGGGCTGATTATGCATGGGGCAGATACTGGAGCTGGGATCCTAAAGAAACATGGTCTTTAATCACATTTCTCGTATATCTTGTTTATCTGCATCTTAGATACGGCTGGGGATGGCACGGGAAAGCAGCAGCAATCTTTTCGATAATTGGATTTTTGTTTGTCATATTTACATATCTGGGAGTTAATCTTATTTTATCAGGGCTCCACAGTTATGGAGCAGCATGA